In one Sphingobium indicum B90A genomic region, the following are encoded:
- a CDS encoding response regulator transcription factor has translation MNPPLILIADAQQDVRQDVRQSLEESGFRAMAAASASEIWDAMNSMPVGAVVLDAALRGPDGMDLCRDVRERSDVPIILVGANSSEVDRVVGLELGADDYMAKPYSTRELAARLRAVLRRGRNERALGVRRPTEARFDGWVVDSSRREVLAPDGAQVDLTAAEFALLLVLLDHPQVVIARPRLMELGGVRDAPSSDRSVDVLVSRLRRKLSHGGRPAPIVTVRGGGYMFSAVVDRR, from the coding sequence ATGAACCCACCGCTGATATTGATCGCGGACGCCCAGCAGGACGTGCGCCAGGATGTGCGCCAATCGCTGGAGGAAAGCGGGTTTCGGGCCATGGCCGCCGCCTCCGCGAGCGAAATCTGGGATGCGATGAACAGCATGCCCGTGGGAGCGGTCGTGCTGGATGCCGCGCTGCGGGGCCCGGACGGCATGGATCTGTGCCGCGACGTCCGGGAACGCAGCGACGTGCCGATCATCCTGGTCGGCGCCAACAGCAGCGAGGTCGACCGCGTGGTCGGGCTGGAACTGGGCGCCGACGATTATATGGCGAAGCCCTATTCGACCCGTGAACTGGCCGCCCGGCTGCGCGCCGTGCTGCGCCGGGGACGCAATGAACGCGCCCTGGGCGTGCGCCGACCGACCGAGGCGCGGTTCGACGGCTGGGTTGTGGATTCCTCCCGGCGCGAGGTTCTGGCCCCCGACGGCGCGCAGGTCGACCTGACCGCCGCCGAATTTGCGTTGCTGCTCGTGCTGTTGGATCATCCGCAGGTCGTGATCGCCCGTCCGCGCCTGATGGAACTGGGCGGCGTGCGCGATGCGCCGTCCTCCGACCGCAGCGTCGACGTGCTGGTCAGCCGGCTGCGGCGCAAGCTCAGCCATGGCGGCCGGCCAGCGCCCATCGTTACGGTGCGGGGCGGCGGATATATGTTCAGCGCGGTGGTCGACCGGCGCTGA
- a CDS encoding carbonic anhydrase, whose product MNDLIGRVFSFESHVFPNQSALYNRLASDGQSPKALMISCADSRIVPEHIMQADPGDLFVCRNAGNIVPPHATQNGGVTSTVEYAVMVLGVRDIIVCGHSDCGAMKALSTNADLSAMPNVAAWLRHSHAAQKVCRESYPADLSDAEKLRNMALENVVVQLAHLRTHPSVASGIARGEIALHGWYVDIHAGQVLGLDGETGRFLPLREGQPLPVALPHAKRLAADIAYAQAAE is encoded by the coding sequence ATGAACGATCTGATCGGTCGCGTCTTCAGCTTCGAAAGCCATGTCTTTCCGAACCAGAGCGCGCTTTACAACCGCCTCGCCAGCGACGGGCAGAGCCCCAAGGCGCTGATGATCTCCTGCGCGGATTCGCGCATCGTTCCGGAACATATCATGCAGGCGGACCCCGGCGACCTGTTCGTCTGCCGCAACGCCGGCAACATCGTGCCGCCGCACGCGACGCAGAATGGCGGCGTCACCTCCACCGTCGAATATGCCGTCATGGTGCTGGGCGTGCGCGACATCATCGTGTGCGGCCACAGCGATTGCGGCGCGATGAAGGCGCTGTCCACCAATGCCGACCTCAGCGCCATGCCCAATGTCGCCGCCTGGCTGCGCCACAGCCATGCCGCGCAGAAGGTGTGCCGCGAAAGCTACCCCGCCGACCTCAGCGATGCGGAGAAGCTGCGCAACATGGCGCTGGAGAATGTGGTGGTGCAACTCGCCCATCTGCGCACCCATCCGTCGGTCGCGTCGGGCATCGCGCGGGGCGAGATCGCGCTGCACGGCTGGTATGTCGACATCCACGCGGGTCAGGTTCTGGGCCTGGACGGCGAGACCGGCCGTTTCCTGCCGCTGCGCGAAGGCCAGCCGCTGCCGGTCGCGCTGCCGCACGCCAAGCGTCTGGCCGCCGACATCGCCTATGCGCAGGCGGCGGAGTAA
- a CDS encoding SulP family inorganic anion transporter, whose translation MLKPFSGGTLSRDFTASIVVFLVAMPLCMGIAIASGVPPEKGLITGMIGGLIVGLLAGSPLQVSGPAAGLAVIVFEIVQKQGLSALGPILILAGAIQVVAGLMRVGGWFRAISPAVVHGMLAGIGVLIVVGQFHVLFDDKPLSSGLANLVAMPGQIFGLSNQDAATAFAVGLLTIGGMLGWEKLRPASMKLLPGALVGVVLATLAAFFLSLPVARVVVPESIVSAISLPGDDLVQQLLNPTIITTAIAIAFIASAETLLSAAAVDRMHDGVRTNYNRELSAQGVGNLLCGVAGALPMTGVIVRSSANVQAGARTRLSTILHGAWILGFVALLPWLLREIPMAALAGVLVVTGVRLVSVDHVKHLLHRYGPLPAVVWAATLVCVVATDLLTGVLVGIGLSLIELLPHARRLRLGVDEEERDDAHEVALHGTATFLSLPKLSARLEALPAGRLVILNVERLSHIDHTCAEMVREWVDRRRGTGAQVELFGATGRMRHLAA comes from the coding sequence ATGCTCAAGCCATTTTCCGGCGGCACGCTCAGCCGCGACTTCACGGCCTCCATCGTCGTCTTCCTGGTGGCGATGCCGTTGTGCATGGGCATTGCCATCGCTTCCGGGGTGCCGCCGGAAAAGGGCCTGATCACCGGCATGATCGGCGGCCTGATCGTCGGCCTGCTGGCGGGTTCGCCCCTTCAGGTCAGCGGCCCGGCGGCGGGCCTGGCGGTCATCGTCTTCGAAATCGTGCAGAAACAGGGCCTGTCCGCGTTGGGGCCGATCCTGATCCTGGCGGGCGCGATCCAGGTCGTGGCCGGACTGATGCGGGTCGGCGGCTGGTTTCGCGCCATATCGCCCGCCGTGGTGCACGGCATGCTGGCGGGCATCGGCGTGCTGATCGTGGTCGGCCAGTTCCATGTGCTGTTCGACGACAAGCCGCTGTCGAGCGGTCTTGCCAATCTGGTCGCCATGCCGGGGCAGATTTTCGGTCTTTCCAACCAGGACGCGGCGACCGCCTTCGCGGTCGGCCTGCTCACGATCGGCGGCATGCTGGGGTGGGAGAAGCTGCGTCCCGCGTCAATGAAGCTGCTCCCGGGCGCTCTCGTCGGCGTGGTGCTGGCGACGCTGGCCGCCTTTTTCCTGAGCCTGCCGGTGGCGCGGGTCGTCGTGCCGGAATCCATCGTCTCGGCCATTTCGCTGCCGGGCGACGATCTGGTGCAACAGCTTCTGAACCCGACGATCATCACCACGGCCATCGCCATCGCCTTCATCGCCAGCGCGGAAACCCTGTTGTCGGCGGCGGCAGTGGACCGGATGCATGACGGCGTGCGCACCAATTATAACCGCGAACTCAGCGCGCAGGGCGTGGGCAACCTGCTCTGCGGCGTGGCGGGCGCGCTGCCGATGACCGGGGTCATCGTCCGCAGTTCGGCCAACGTCCAGGCCGGCGCCAGGACGCGGCTGTCGACCATCCTGCACGGCGCCTGGATATTGGGCTTCGTCGCCCTGCTGCCCTGGCTGCTGCGGGAAATCCCGATGGCGGCGCTGGCCGGCGTCCTGGTCGTCACCGGCGTGCGCCTGGTCAGCGTCGACCATGTGAAGCATCTCCTCCACCGCTATGGCCCGCTCCCGGCCGTGGTGTGGGCGGCGACGCTGGTCTGCGTCGTGGCGACCGACCTGCTGACCGGCGTCCTGGTCGGCATCGGCCTGTCGCTGATCGAGCTTCTGCCCCATGCCCGGCGCCTCCGCCTGGGCGTGGACGAAGAGGAGCGGGACGACGCGCACGAGGTTGCGCTGCACGGCACCGCCACCTTCCTCAGCCTGCCGAAGCTGTCGGCCAGGCTGGAGGCGCTCCCGGCCGGGCGGCTCGTCATCCTGAATGTCGAGCGTCTCAGCCATATCGACCATACTTGCGCGGAGATGGTCCGCGAATGGGTCGACCGTCGCCGGGGGACCGGCGCGCAGGTCGAACTGTTCGGCGCCACCGGCCGCATGCGTCATCTCGCCGCCTGA
- a CDS encoding TorF family putative porin translates to MFMKYHIACAALALLSSAPAFAQEEPAGPVTVTGSVGLVSDYRFRGVSQSDRGMAIQGGITATHESGFYVGTWGSNLGGWGRFGGANMELDLVAGYSAALGEGTTVDIGLTWYMYPSGADKTDFAEPYVKLSHQFGPVKGLVGVAYAPKQEALGRTYNSAASYLAGTPDNPGDKEDNFYVWGDLSAAVPSTPVTLKAHVGWSNGNPGLGPNGTSVAPTGKYLDWLVGADLAIPGTPLTVGVSFVDTDIARVEEDYLRPNFMVNDSKDAGKSIARGTVLFSLTAAF, encoded by the coding sequence ATGTTCATGAAGTATCATATTGCCTGTGCCGCGCTTGCGCTGCTTTCCAGCGCTCCGGCTTTCGCTCAGGAAGAGCCCGCAGGCCCCGTCACCGTCACTGGCAGCGTCGGTCTGGTGTCCGACTACCGCTTCCGCGGCGTGTCGCAGAGCGACCGCGGCATGGCCATCCAGGGCGGCATCACCGCCACGCATGAAAGCGGCTTCTATGTCGGCACCTGGGGTTCGAACCTGGGCGGCTGGGGCCGTTTCGGCGGCGCGAACATGGAACTCGACCTGGTCGCCGGCTATTCGGCCGCGCTGGGCGAGGGCACCACGGTCGACATCGGCCTGACCTGGTACATGTACCCGTCGGGCGCCGACAAGACCGACTTCGCCGAACCCTATGTGAAGCTGTCGCACCAGTTCGGTCCGGTCAAGGGCCTGGTCGGCGTTGCCTACGCGCCCAAGCAGGAAGCGCTTGGCAGGACGTATAACAGCGCAGCTAGCTATCTCGCCGGCACGCCCGACAATCCGGGCGACAAGGAAGACAATTTCTACGTCTGGGGCGACCTCAGCGCCGCGGTTCCCAGCACCCCCGTCACGCTGAAGGCCCATGTCGGCTGGTCGAACGGCAATCCGGGCCTTGGCCCGAACGGCACTTCGGTCGCGCCCACCGGCAAATATCTCGACTGGCTGGTCGGCGCCGACCTGGCTATTCCGGGCACGCCGCTGACCGTCGGCGTCTCCTTTGTCGACACCGACATCGCCCGGGTCGAGGAAGATTATCTGCGTCCGAACTTCATGGTCAACGACAGCAAGGATGCCGGCAAGTCGATCGCGCGCGGCACGGTCCTCTTCTCGCTGACCGCTGCATTCTGA
- a CDS encoding response regulator, with protein MTAPTIILVEDDPPLRTLTARALQEHGYQVRPASSGPEMWVAFDAGPVDLVVLDVMLPGTNGIDLCRQIRRKSDVPIIFISAKGSETDRIVGLELGADDYLPKPFGTRELIARIRAILRRVGVERGPDEHRENEARFDGWIVNFPRRELRSPTGAIVDLTGAEFDLLGSFLSHPQRVIARERLIELSRTRMGDSSDRSIDVLVSRLRRKLTTDDRSAPITTVRGVGYMFNAEVSRA; from the coding sequence ATGACCGCGCCGACCATCATCCTTGTCGAAGACGACCCGCCGCTGCGCACGCTGACGGCGCGGGCCTTGCAGGAACATGGCTATCAGGTCCGGCCGGCTTCCTCCGGTCCTGAAATGTGGGTGGCGTTCGACGCGGGGCCGGTCGATCTGGTCGTGCTGGACGTCATGCTGCCGGGCACCAACGGCATTGACCTGTGCCGCCAGATCCGGCGCAAGAGCGACGTCCCCATCATCTTCATCAGCGCCAAGGGCAGCGAAACCGACCGCATCGTCGGGCTGGAACTGGGCGCGGACGATTATCTGCCCAAGCCCTTCGGCACCCGCGAACTGATCGCCCGCATCCGCGCCATATTGCGCCGCGTCGGCGTGGAGCGCGGCCCGGACGAGCATCGCGAGAATGAGGCGCGCTTCGACGGCTGGATCGTCAACTTCCCCCGCCGCGAACTGCGTTCCCCCACCGGCGCCATCGTCGATCTGACCGGCGCGGAGTTCGACCTGCTGGGCAGCTTCCTCAGCCACCCGCAGCGCGTCATCGCCCGCGAAAGGCTGATCGAACTGTCCCGCACCCGCATGGGCGACAGCAGCGACCGCAGCATCGACGTGCTGGTCAGCCGCCTGCGCCGCAAGCTGACGACGGACGATCGTTCGGCGCCGATCACCACCGTTCGCGGCGTCGGATACATGTTCAATGCGGAGGTCAGCCGCGCTTGA
- a CDS encoding ATP-binding protein, translating into MRRHVSLVGQIFAILLLTLTMEFAVGVFLNERANHLSLQDDEARRLAEHLVIARKLLTEHPADERHALSLQLTTDRYDIHWAPSSPPPPALAPGLERMRRQIVNWEPTLEQSGLWLRLASPGRVSEINGGLRLADGSWLYFGMRHSGGKWTFAIGRMGLALIPVLALLIVGGIMIRRTLAPLRDLTRATERIGLSDEVIVEEGGSNDVRNLIRAFNAMQKRIHRLITERTETLAAVGHDMRTPLARLRLRLENLPDNEAREAIEGDLTEMGEMIDSLLAFLGGEKNGEPAVRTDLAVLAATVVDAFQDQGRQVDYVGPDHLEMEVRSLTLRRAVVNLVENALHYGSRARVTLERRDREVLIRVDDDGPGIPRDKLDEVLKPFTRLDEARQRNTRGLGLGLAIVARAVELEGGQLTLANRPEGGLRAEICLHLPAEAQKR; encoded by the coding sequence TTGAGGCGGCATGTCAGCCTGGTCGGGCAGATCTTCGCCATCCTGCTGCTGACCCTGACGATGGAATTCGCCGTCGGCGTCTTCCTGAACGAGCGGGCCAATCACCTGTCGCTCCAGGATGACGAGGCGCGCCGCCTGGCCGAGCATCTGGTGATCGCGCGCAAGCTGCTGACCGAGCATCCGGCGGATGAGCGGCATGCCCTGTCGCTGCAACTGACCACCGACCGCTACGACATACATTGGGCACCCTCCTCGCCCCCGCCGCCCGCCCTGGCGCCGGGGCTGGAGCGGATGCGCCGCCAGATCGTCAACTGGGAACCGACGCTGGAGCAGTCGGGCCTGTGGCTGCGCCTGGCCTCCCCAGGCCGCGTTTCGGAGATCAACGGCGGCTTGCGCCTGGCGGACGGAAGCTGGCTCTATTTCGGCATGCGGCACAGCGGCGGCAAATGGACCTTCGCCATCGGCCGCATGGGGCTGGCGCTGATCCCGGTGCTGGCGCTGCTGATCGTCGGCGGCATCATGATCCGGCGGACGCTGGCCCCGTTGCGCGACCTTACCCGCGCCACCGAGCGCATCGGCCTGAGCGACGAAGTGATCGTGGAGGAGGGCGGGTCCAACGACGTCCGCAACCTCATCCGCGCCTTCAACGCCATGCAGAAGCGCATCCATCGCCTGATCACCGAACGGACGGAGACGCTGGCGGCGGTCGGCCACGACATGCGCACGCCGCTCGCCCGGTTGCGGCTGCGGCTGGAGAACCTGCCCGACAATGAGGCGCGGGAGGCGATCGAGGGCGACCTTACCGAAATGGGGGAGATGATCGATTCGCTGCTCGCCTTCCTGGGCGGAGAGAAGAATGGCGAGCCGGCGGTGCGCACCGATCTCGCCGTGCTGGCGGCGACAGTGGTCGACGCCTTCCAGGATCAGGGCAGGCAGGTCGATTATGTCGGGCCCGACCATCTGGAAATGGAGGTGCGCTCGCTCACCTTGCGCCGGGCGGTCGTCAACCTCGTCGAAAATGCGCTGCATTATGGCAGCCGGGCGCGGGTCACGCTGGAACGCCGCGACCGGGAAGTGCTGATCCGCGTCGACGATGACGGCCCCGGCATTCCCCGCGACAAGCTGGACGAGGTGCTCAAGCCCTTTACCCGCCTGGACGAGGCGCGGCAGCGCAACACGCGGGGGCTGGGCCTGGGCCTGGCCATCGTTGCGCGGGCGGTGGAACTGGAGGGGGGCCAGCTGACCCTCGCCAACAGGCCCGAAGGCGGATTGCGGGCGGAAATCTGCCTGCATCTTCCGGCCGAAGCGCAAAAGCGCTGA
- the epsC gene encoding serine O-acetyltransferase EpsC — MTAEGEKEIAQGYWDIDRLAAELGAVRRRWRQGQDHHAEYGAEGFPSRATLTKIMEALCGALFPLRLGPSFVRLHNEDAYVAQTLQTVLSRLYGQIRLELIYAMKGEPAEHVDREASRIIGSFADSLPALRELLDSDVEAAFLGDPAARSVDEVLICYPSMMAIIHHRLAHRLHQSGAPLVARIISEIAHGSTGIDIHPGAKIGRSFFIDHGTGVVIGETAIVGDRVRIYQGVTLGARSFPADEKGALEKALPRHPIIEDDVVIYAGATILGRIIIGSRSVIGGNVWLTDSVPADSNVRQAKAHYEVTSRVEVSAPHRVHALLDEGRDGIAENI; from the coding sequence ATGACGGCAGAAGGCGAAAAGGAAATCGCCCAGGGTTATTGGGACATCGATCGGCTGGCGGCCGAACTGGGCGCGGTGCGGCGGCGTTGGCGGCAGGGGCAGGACCATCATGCCGAATATGGCGCGGAGGGTTTCCCCTCCCGCGCCACGCTGACCAAGATCATGGAGGCTTTGTGCGGCGCGCTGTTTCCGCTGCGCCTCGGTCCCAGCTTCGTGCGCCTGCATAATGAGGACGCCTATGTCGCCCAGACCCTTCAAACGGTGCTGAGCCGCCTCTACGGGCAGATCCGGCTGGAACTCATCTATGCGATGAAGGGGGAGCCGGCCGAGCATGTGGACCGGGAGGCGTCCCGCATCATCGGCAGTTTCGCCGACAGCCTTCCCGCGCTGCGCGAATTGCTGGACAGCGATGTGGAGGCGGCCTTCCTGGGCGATCCGGCGGCGCGCAGCGTGGACGAGGTGCTGATCTGCTATCCATCCATGATGGCGATCATCCACCATCGGCTGGCGCACCGGCTCCACCAATCGGGCGCGCCGCTGGTGGCGCGGATCATCTCCGAAATCGCGCATGGCAGCACGGGGATCGACATCCATCCCGGCGCGAAGATCGGCCGCAGCTTCTTCATCGACCATGGCACCGGCGTGGTCATCGGCGAAACCGCCATCGTCGGCGACCGGGTGCGCATCTACCAGGGCGTGACGCTGGGCGCGCGCAGCTTTCCGGCGGACGAGAAGGGCGCGCTGGAAAAGGCCCTGCCGCGCCATCCGATCATCGAGGACGATGTGGTGATCTATGCCGGGGCGACGATATTGGGGCGCATCATCATCGGCAGCCGGTCGGTGATCGGCGGCAATGTCTGGCTGACCGACAGCGTGCCCGCCGACAGCAATGTCCGCCAGGCCAAGGCCCATTATGAAGTGACCAGCCGGGTCGAGGTTTCCGCGCCTCACCGCGTCCACGCTTTGCTGGATGAAGGCCGCGACGGCATCGCGGAGAATATCTAG
- a CDS encoding alkaline phosphatase family protein has protein sequence MLKNVAAALLLAASLPAMAQGPVQPAAPATPPKLIVAISVDQFSADLFSEYRQYYTGGLRRLTEQGVVFPRGYQGHAATETCPGHSTILTGSRPSRTGIIANSWFDLNAARADKLVYCAEDEAQPGTSSADYQASPVHLRVPTLGGRMKAANPATRVVSVAGKDRAAIMMGGPTADQVWWLGGPQGYVSYKGVATPPLVAKVNEVMAQRLAQPNPGFELPPQCAAKDFPVKAGSITVGTGRFAREAGDYKGFRISPEQDAMTLAFAAAAIEAMALGRQAQTDIISIGLSATDYIGHAYGTEGTESCIQVDRLDRELGAFFDRLDKDGLDYVVMLTADHGGHDLPERHRLNAMPMEQRVDKALTPKALSAAIAEKTGISGKRLIWGDGPSGDLYFDKGLTAAQRTKVEAATLALLRAHPQVQTVFTRAEIAATPSPSGPPESWSLIEEARASFDPQRSGDLLLLLKPRIMSIPEAAVMGYVATHGSPWDTDRRVPILFWRKGLVHFEQPLGVETADILPTLAALIGLPVPKDQIDGRCLDLIAGDGDSCAN, from the coding sequence ATGTTGAAGAATGTCGCGGCCGCGCTGCTTCTCGCCGCTTCGCTGCCCGCCATGGCCCAAGGCCCGGTTCAGCCCGCCGCTCCCGCCACTCCGCCCAAGCTGATCGTCGCCATCTCCGTCGACCAGTTTTCCGCCGACCTGTTCAGCGAATATCGCCAATATTATACGGGCGGCCTGCGGCGGCTGACGGAACAGGGCGTCGTCTTCCCCCGCGGCTATCAGGGCCATGCCGCGACCGAGACCTGCCCCGGCCACAGCACGATCTTGACCGGCAGCCGCCCGTCGCGCACCGGCATCATCGCCAATAGCTGGTTCGACCTGAACGCCGCCCGCGCCGACAAGCTGGTCTATTGCGCGGAGGACGAGGCGCAGCCGGGCACCAGCAGCGCCGACTATCAGGCCTCGCCGGTGCATCTTCGGGTGCCGACGCTGGGCGGGCGGATGAAGGCCGCCAATCCGGCCACCCGCGTCGTGTCGGTGGCGGGGAAGGACCGCGCCGCCATCATGATGGGCGGGCCGACCGCCGATCAGGTCTGGTGGCTGGGCGGGCCGCAGGGCTATGTCAGCTACAAGGGGGTGGCGACGCCGCCGCTGGTGGCCAAGGTCAATGAAGTCATGGCCCAGCGCCTGGCCCAGCCCAATCCCGGCTTCGAACTGCCGCCGCAATGCGCGGCCAAGGATTTCCCGGTCAAGGCGGGCAGCATCACCGTGGGCACCGGCCGCTTCGCGCGGGAGGCGGGCGACTACAAGGGCTTCCGCATCTCGCCGGAGCAGGACGCGATGACCCTGGCCTTCGCCGCCGCCGCGATAGAGGCCATGGCGCTGGGGCGTCAGGCGCAGACCGACATCATCTCCATCGGCCTGTCGGCCACCGATTATATCGGCCACGCCTACGGCACGGAGGGGACGGAAAGCTGCATCCAGGTCGACCGGCTGGACCGCGAACTGGGCGCCTTTTTCGACCGGCTGGACAAGGATGGGCTGGACTATGTGGTGATGCTGACCGCCGACCATGGCGGCCACGACCTGCCCGAACGCCACCGGCTGAACGCCATGCCGATGGAGCAGCGCGTCGACAAGGCTCTGACGCCCAAGGCGCTGTCCGCCGCCATCGCGGAGAAGACCGGCATCAGCGGCAAGAGATTGATCTGGGGCGACGGCCCGTCAGGCGATCTTTATTTCGACAAGGGCCTCACCGCTGCGCAGCGGACCAAGGTGGAGGCGGCGACGCTGGCCCTGCTGCGCGCCCATCCGCAGGTGCAGACCGTGTTCACCAGGGCGGAGATCGCGGCCACCCCCTCCCCCTCCGGCCCGCCGGAAAGCTGGTCGCTGATAGAGGAGGCCCGCGCCAGCTTCGACCCGCAGCGGTCGGGCGACCTGCTGCTGCTGCTGAAACCCCGCATCATGTCGATCCCCGAAGCGGCGGTGATGGGCTATGTCGCGACCCATGGTTCGCCCTGGGACACGGACCGCCGCGTGCCGATCCTGTTCTGGCGCAAGGGGCTGGTTCATTTCGAACAGCCGCTGGGCGTGGAGACGGCGGACATATTGCCGACGCTGGCGGCGTTGATCGGACTGCCGGTGCCGAAGGATCAGATCGACGGGCGCTGCCTGGACCTGATCGCCGGGGATGGGGATAGCTGCGCAAACTGA
- a CDS encoding protein-disulfide reductase DsbD family protein, translating to MRIFHVLLMTMLLLFAPAAAQAQGAFGGGAPHIAAELTAESAVPQPGKDAAIAFSMTPEPGWHGYWQNPGDAGLGMTVKWTLPKGVAIGPLRYPVPETLLISGLMNHVYEGPYGVLAKLTVAPDVPLGTKLPIRVRADWLACTDKVCVPEGADLALDLIAGDGAILPGGRAQFDGWRSHLPRPLGSEASYAVADGRLRLSVPFPAAASARDVHLFALADGLTRYAAPQSVTRQGDRLIIETEAGQGLKSGPVQAVLRTGDHVGFLLTARPGAVPAARSATAQTVLIALGGALLGGLLLNIMPCVFPILGLKAMKLARAGGDERAVRREAWAYSLGIILTCLALGGLLLGLRAAGAAVGWAFQLQDPRIILLLLLLVTAITLNLAGLFELSAFGGGDRLAGKGGATGAFWTGALVAFVATPCTGPFMGAAMGAALVLPIGAALAIFAGLGLGLALPFLALAHIPALRTRLPKPGPWMGRLQKILAIPMALTALGLLWLLGQQRGVPAILLGLGAAAALAIGLWWLGRRQLHGRRGGLAVACAALILFAGTAILLPTHAPAAAASEKGVPFDEARLASLRAAGKPVFLYFTADWCLTCKANEAAAIDRDETRAAFEKAGVTVMVGDWTNADPAITRFLEGQGRSGVPLYLWYAPGREARTLPQLLTPATLTALVS from the coding sequence ATGCGGATTTTTCATGTCCTTCTGATGACAATGCTTTTGCTGTTCGCGCCCGCCGCAGCGCAGGCGCAGGGCGCGTTCGGCGGAGGCGCGCCGCATATCGCGGCGGAACTGACGGCGGAAAGCGCCGTGCCGCAGCCGGGCAAGGACGCCGCCATCGCCTTTTCCATGACGCCAGAGCCGGGCTGGCACGGCTATTGGCAGAATCCGGGCGACGCGGGCCTGGGCATGACCGTCAAATGGACGCTGCCAAAGGGAGTCGCCATCGGCCCGTTGCGCTATCCGGTGCCGGAAACATTGCTGATCTCCGGCCTGATGAACCATGTCTATGAAGGCCCCTATGGCGTGCTGGCGAAGCTGACCGTCGCGCCGGACGTGCCCCTGGGCACGAAGCTGCCGATCCGGGTCCGCGCCGACTGGCTGGCCTGCACGGACAAGGTCTGCGTGCCGGAGGGAGCCGATCTGGCGCTGGACCTGATCGCGGGCGACGGCGCGATCCTGCCGGGCGGCAGGGCGCAGTTCGACGGCTGGCGCAGCCACCTGCCGCGTCCGCTGGGCAGCGAGGCAAGCTATGCCGTCGCCGACGGCCGCCTGCGCCTGTCCGTGCCCTTTCCGGCGGCGGCCAGCGCCCGCGACGTCCATCTCTTCGCGCTGGCCGACGGCCTCACCCGCTATGCCGCCCCGCAGAGCGTCACGCGGCAGGGCGACCGGCTGATCATCGAAACCGAAGCCGGACAGGGCCTGAAATCCGGTCCGGTGCAGGCCGTGCTGCGCACCGGCGACCATGTCGGCTTCCTGCTGACGGCCCGGCCGGGCGCCGTCCCCGCCGCCCGCTCCGCCACGGCGCAGACCGTCCTGATTGCGCTGGGCGGCGCGCTGCTCGGCGGCCTGCTGCTCAACATCATGCCCTGCGTCTTCCCGATCCTCGGCCTCAAGGCGATGAAGCTCGCCCGCGCAGGCGGCGACGAGCGCGCCGTCCGGCGGGAAGCATGGGCCTACAGCCTCGGCATCATCCTCACCTGCCTCGCTTTGGGCGGCCTGCTGCTTGGCCTGCGCGCCGCCGGTGCGGCGGTGGGCTGGGCCTTCCAGTTGCAGGATCCGCGCATCATCCTGCTGCTGCTGCTGCTGGTGACGGCGATCACGCTGAACCTTGCCGGGCTGTTCGAACTGAGCGCTTTCGGCGGCGGCGACCGTCTGGCGGGGAAGGGCGGCGCGACCGGCGCATTCTGGACCGGCGCGTTGGTCGCCTTCGTCGCGACGCCCTGCACCGGCCCGTTCATGGGCGCGGCCATGGGGGCCGCCCTAGTCCTGCCGATTGGCGCGGCGCTGGCGATCTTCGCGGGGCTTGGCCTTGGCCTGGCGCTGCCCTTCCTGGCGCTGGCCCATATTCCCGCGCTCCGCACCCGCCTGCCCAAACCGGGGCCGTGGATGGGGCGGCTCCAGAAGATATTGGCCATTCCCATGGCGCTGACCGCGCTCGGCCTGCTGTGGCTGCTCGGCCAGCAAAGGGGCGTTCCGGCGATCCTGCTGGGCCTCGGCGCGGCGGCGGCTCTTGCAATCGGCCTGTGGTGGCTGGGGCGGCGGCAGCTTCATGGCCGGCGCGGCGGACTGGCGGTGGCCTGCGCGGCGCTGATCCTCTTCGCGGGAACCGCAATCCTGCTCCCCACCCATGCCCCTGCCGCTGCGGCTTCGGAAAAGGGCGTGCCCTTCGACGAAGCCCGCCTCGCCAGCCTGCGCGCCGCCGGAAAGCCGGTTTTCCTCTACTTCACCGCCGACTGGTGCCTCACCTGCAAGGCGAATGAAGCCGCTGCCATCGACCGCGACGAAACCCGCGCCGCCTTCGAAAAGGCGGGCGTCACGGTAATGGTGGGCGACTGGACCAATGCCGATCCCGCCATCACCCGCTTCCTGGAAGGGCAGGGGCGTTCCGGCGTCCCGCTCTACCTCTGGTACGCGCCGGGCAGGGAGGCGCGGACATTGCCCCAGCTCCTCACCCCCGCCACGCTGACCGCTCTGGTGTCGTGA